In Bradyrhizobium symbiodeficiens, the genomic stretch GATGGTCTTGCCGGTCAGGCCGGGCGCAGCGTGGAAGATCGTCTCGAAATCGGTCGAGCCGGCCAGCAGGAAGATCGCGAAGATGCCGAGCGCAAAACCGAAGTCGCCGACGCGATTGACCACGAAGGCCTTGATCGCCGCCGCGTTCGCCGACGGCTTCTGGTACCAGAAGCCGATCAGCAGATAGCTGGCCAGACCCACGCCCTCCCAGCCGAAGAACAGCTGCACGAGGTTGTCCGCGGTCACCAGCATCAGCATCGCGAAGGTGAACAATGAGAGGTAGCCGAAGAAGCGGGGCCGGTTCGGATCCTCGTCCATGTAGCCGATGGAATAGAGGTGCACGAGCGAGGACACGGTCGTCACCACTACCAGCATCACGGCGGTGAGCGTATCGACCCGCAGCGTCCAGAAGACCTGGAGGTCGCCGGACACGATCCACGGCAGCAGCGGAATCCTGATGTCGTGGTGCATGAAGCCGACATCGACCAGCGTCATCCAGGACAGCGCGGCCGAGACGAACAGCAGCGCGGTCGTGATCAGCTCGGCGCCGCGCGAGCCCGCCGCCGGCGGCTCGGAGACGTGATGGTCGTCGTGGGCGTGATCGTCGTGGCCATGGTCGTCATGTCCATGCGAGCCATGGGCTGCCGACGCGTGCGCGTCGCCATGACCGTGGTCGCCGTGATGATCGAGCTCGTCACCCGAGGGGTTGCGGGCATGCGCGCCGAACAGCGCGATCAGGCCGGCGAGGACGGCGCCGAGCAGAGGCAGAAAAACGATTGCCTGAACCATTTGAGAGCTCAGCCCTTCATCAGATTGACGTCCTCAACCGCGATCGAGCCGCGGTTGCGGAAATAGACCACTAGGATGGCGAGACCGATCGCAGCTTCAGCAGCCGCGACAGTGAGCACCAGAAGCGCGAAGACCTGGCCGACGATGTCGCCGAGAAAGGTCGAGAACGCCACGAGGTTGATGTTGACCGAGAGCAGGATCAGCTCGATCGACATCAGGATGACGATGATGTTCTTGCGGTTCAGGAAGATGCCGAGGATGCCGAGCGTGAACAGGATCGCGCCGACCGCCAGATAATGTCCGAGCCCGATCGTCATTTCACCCACTCCGCAGCGTCAGAGTCCTGGAGCCCCTGCCCCGGCGCCACCTTGCGCATCGCCATCGCCATGTCGGGCGTGCGCGCGTTCTGAACGTTGATGTCCTGCCGCTTCACGCTCGCCTTGTGGCGCAGCGTCAGCACGATGGCGCCAATCATGGCGACCAGAAGCACCATGCCCGAGAGCTGGAAGTAGTAGATGTACTTCGTATACAGCACGAGGCCGAGCGCCTCGGTATTCGAGACGTTGGTCGGGATCGGCGCCGTGATGGTCTTGCTCACGGTTGGGTTGATGATCCAGGCGCCGACGGTCAGCAGCAATTCGAACAGGAAGATGCCGCCGATCACCAGGCCCACCGGCAGGTACTGGATGAAGCCCTCGCGCAGCTCGACGAAATCCACGTCGAGCATCATGATGACGAACAGGAACAGCACCGCGACCGCGCCGACATAGACGACGATCAGCATCATGCCGAGGAATTCGGCGCCCATCAGCACGAACAGGCCGGAGGCGTTGACGAAGGCCAGGATCAGGTACAGCACGGAGTGCACGGGATTGCGCGAGACAATCACCATCACCGCCGAGGCGACGCAGACGCCGGCGAAGAGATAGAAGAACAGCGCGGGAAGGATCATGCTCTCATCTCACCGGTAAGGCGCGTCGAGCTCGATCGCCTTCGCGATCTCGCGTTCCCAGCGGTCGCCGTTGGCGAGCAGCTTGGCCTTGTCATAGAACAGTTCCTCGCGGGTCTCGGTCGCGAACTCGAAGTTCGGACCTTCGACGATGGCATCGACCGGGCAGGCCTCCTGGCAGAGGCCGCAATAGATGCACTTCACCATGTCGATGTCGTAGCGCACGGTGCGGCGGGTGCCGTCGTTGCGGCGCGGACCGGCTTCGATGGTGATAGCCTGCGCCGGGCAGACCGCTTCGCAGAGCTTGCAGGCGATGCAGCGCTCTTCGCCGTTCGGATAGCGGCGCAGCGCATGCTCGCCGCGGAAGCGCGGCGAGATCGGGCCCTTCTCGAACGGATAGTTCAGCGTCGGCTTCGGCTGGAAGAAATAGCGCATGGCGAGGAAGAACGCCGAGACGAATTCCGACAGCAGGAGCGAGCGTGCAGTGGCGTTGACGTTGATACCCATGACGGCCCTCACTTCGGCGCGATGCCGGCGAACTGCAGCACGCCGGCCACCACTATCACCATCGCCAGCGACAGCGGCAGGAACACCTTCCAGCCGAGGCGCATCAGTTGATCGTAGCGGTAGCGCGGCACGATCGCCTTGGCCATCGCGAACAGGAAGAACATGAAGAAGACTTTGAGCGAGAACCAGATGATCCCCGGCACCCAGTTGAAGGGGGGCAGGTCGACCGGCGGCAACCAGCCTCCGAGGAACAGGATCGTCGCCATCGCGCACATCGTGACGATCGCGACATACTCGCCGAGCATGAACAAGAGATACGGGGTCGAGCCGTACTCGACCATGAAGCCGGCAACGAGCTCGGATTCAGCTTCCACGAGGTCGAACGGCGGGCGGTTGGTCTCCGCCAGCGCCGAGACGTAGAACACCACGAACATCGGGAACAGCGGCCACACGTACCAGTTCAGGATGGTCAGCTGCGGCAGTCCGATCAGGCTGGCGAGCCCGCGGACGTGCTGGGCCTCGACCACGGCCGAGAGGTTCAGCGTGCCGGCGCAGAGCAGCACCGTGATGATGACGAAGCCGATCGAGACTTCGTAGGACACCATCTGCGCCGCCGAGCGCAGCGCGGCCAGGAACGGATACTTCGAGTTCGACGACCAGCCGGCCATGATGATGCCGTAGATCGACAGCGACGAGATCGCGAAGATGAAGAGGATGCCGACATTGATGTCGGCGATGACCCAGCCGAGATTGGTCG encodes the following:
- the nuoK gene encoding NADH-quinone oxidoreductase subunit NuoK — translated: MTIGLGHYLAVGAILFTLGILGIFLNRKNIIVILMSIELILLSVNINLVAFSTFLGDIVGQVFALLVLTVAAAEAAIGLAILVVYFRNRGSIAVEDVNLMKG
- a CDS encoding NADH-quinone oxidoreductase subunit J, encoding MILPALFFYLFAGVCVASAVMVIVSRNPVHSVLYLILAFVNASGLFVLMGAEFLGMMLIVVYVGAVAVLFLFVIMMLDVDFVELREGFIQYLPVGLVIGGIFLFELLLTVGAWIINPTVSKTITAPIPTNVSNTEALGLVLYTKYIYYFQLSGMVLLVAMIGAIVLTLRHKASVKRQDINVQNARTPDMAMAMRKVAPGQGLQDSDAAEWVK
- the nuoI gene encoding NADH-quinone oxidoreductase subunit NuoI, whose translation is MGINVNATARSLLLSEFVSAFFLAMRYFFQPKPTLNYPFEKGPISPRFRGEHALRRYPNGEERCIACKLCEAVCPAQAITIEAGPRRNDGTRRTVRYDIDMVKCIYCGLCQEACPVDAIVEGPNFEFATETREELFYDKAKLLANGDRWEREIAKAIELDAPYR
- the nuoH gene encoding NADH-quinone oxidoreductase subunit NuoH, giving the protein MEFFESAFWTGFLWPLIIMIAQSVLVLVVLLIAIAYILLADRKIWAAVQIRRGPNVVGPWGLLQSFADLLKFVLKEPIIPAGANKGVFLLAPLVSCVLALAAWAVIPTNLGWVIADINVGILFIFAISSLSIYGIIMAGWSSNSKYPFLAALRSAAQMVSYEVSIGFVIITVLLCAGTLNLSAVVEAQHVRGLASLIGLPQLTILNWYVWPLFPMFVVFYVSALAETNRPPFDLVEAESELVAGFMVEYGSTPYLLFMLGEYVAIVTMCAMATILFLGGWLPPVDLPPFNWVPGIIWFSLKVFFMFFLFAMAKAIVPRYRYDQLMRLGWKVFLPLSLAMVIVVAGVLQFAGIAPK